AAAGGCTCTGACCTTTTCGGTTCTGAACTTGGCCTCCGGGGCAACAAGGTAATAGTGATACTCCGCAGGCATAGAGAAATTGATCGGCCGGATCAAGAGCCCGGCCTCCAGCATATCGGCGACCAGAGTGTAGCGGACCAATGAAATGCCACGCCCTGCAAGTACCGCTTCCACCTGGGCAGTCGCCTCATTTACAACGAGTTTGATAGCGGTGTCGGGAATATCAATGCCCAAGGCCTTCTGAAACTCGGTCCAGGAGCCCTGCATATCAATGGATTCATCAACGAGCCAGGGCAAGCCTGCAAGGTCAGAAATCTCGATTTTGCGGTCCCCAACAAGTGCCTCGTGGCAAACCACAACGAGCGATTCTTCCATTAATAATCGGGACTCCAGCCCGGGATAATTTCCCTTCCCGAAACGAACCGCCAAATCAACACCGTCGCCTTGAAAATCCACCAGGCTGAAGCTGGGCATAATACTGAGCTTTATCTGAGGGTATTTTTCCTGAAACCGACTGATTCTGGGCATCAACCAGCGGTTCGCAAACGAGGGCAACGTCGACACTTTCAGATTTGTCGGATCAGAGTTCGGAGCAAAAGTGGCAATACCCCGTTCAATCTCCTGA
This genomic stretch from Marinobacter salsuginis harbors:
- a CDS encoding LysR substrate-binding domain-containing protein, which codes for MQALPPLRALQAFRYAARDLSFKAAAEAMNISNAAVSSHIRGLEEFLGIKLFVRLTREVKLTPEGSRLSGFIETGFQEIERGIATFAPNSDPTNLKVSTLPSFANRWLMPRISRFQEKYPQIKLSIMPSFSLVDFQGDGVDLAVRFGKGNYPGLESRLLMEESLVVVCHEALVGDRKIEISDLAGLPWLVDESIDMQGSWTEFQKALGIDIPDTAIKLVVNEATAQVEAVLAGRGISLVRYTLVADMLEAGLLIRPINFSMPAEYHYYLVAPEAKFRTEKVRAFVSWISSG